A genomic region of Friedmanniella luteola contains the following coding sequences:
- a CDS encoding SpoIVB peptidase S55 domain-containing protein: MQGAGRRRWQVRSAGAGLAVALVAGVLATPAAAEGPVVRPAAADPCPAVVPVAEVTPGLVGEGLTVVRGTTPKPFAVEVLGVLPDGIGAGKDMIVVEVSDLAGGHVVDQGGGGIWAGMSGSPVYVGGRLLGSVSYGFTSANSPIGGVTPAADMLDLLDLGRPAVRAAAAVREPRQVALPSGLRRQVDARAAAAVPRGGLQRLPVPLSLSGLGPARVARFQAGADAAGLSVLAHAGSGRAAPAASSPLAVPVPGGNFTSVLSYGDVTVAGTGTTTAVCGGQALAFGHPYALAGAVSYGASTGSSLAIIRDDTFGAFKLATVGDPVGTVDQDRTSGLRARLGVLPMTVPVTTTVRNSTTGAARTGTTRVSARDLLPEVAAYAALANYDNVVDEIGDGRASSRWVITGTRAGGTSFTVSRTNAWASRDDIAAEPAFDLAAALDALVDQDDEAVTIRSVALESNVTGDFRQYRVGKTEVAVGKGAYKVRAAVTVKAGDTIKVRTTLKAFRSSTVRRVVSIVKVPAKTQGKSGLLLVAGGQATLLPGEDEGEGEGCFLDPTACDEGLADDLDAVIKGIVSAPHNDDLQISLLLGSEDDEDVRTVKDLRVRQRYTVTGAASVGVQVRR; encoded by the coding sequence ATGCAGGGTGCAGGACGACGTCGGTGGCAGGTCAGGTCGGCCGGAGCCGGGTTGGCGGTCGCCCTGGTGGCCGGGGTGCTGGCCACCCCCGCCGCCGCCGAGGGACCGGTCGTCCGGCCGGCCGCGGCGGACCCGTGCCCGGCCGTCGTGCCGGTGGCGGAGGTGACCCCCGGCCTCGTCGGCGAGGGGCTGACCGTCGTCCGGGGCACCACCCCCAAGCCGTTCGCCGTGGAGGTCCTGGGCGTGCTGCCCGACGGCATCGGCGCCGGGAAGGACATGATCGTCGTCGAGGTCTCCGACCTGGCCGGCGGGCACGTCGTCGACCAGGGCGGTGGCGGGATCTGGGCCGGCATGTCCGGCTCGCCGGTCTACGTCGGCGGCCGGCTGCTGGGCTCGGTCTCCTACGGCTTCACCAGCGCCAACTCCCCGATCGGCGGTGTCACGCCGGCGGCCGACATGCTCGACCTGCTCGACCTCGGCCGGCCCGCCGTCCGCGCGGCGGCCGCCGTCCGGGAACCCCGTCAGGTGGCCCTGCCCAGCGGTCTCCGGCGGCAGGTCGACGCCCGTGCCGCGGCGGCCGTCCCCCGCGGCGGGCTCCAGCGGCTGCCCGTGCCGCTCTCGCTGAGCGGCCTCGGCCCCGCACGGGTGGCCCGCTTCCAGGCCGGGGCGGACGCCGCCGGCCTCTCCGTCCTCGCGCACGCCGGGTCCGGTCGGGCGGCGCCCGCCGCGTCGAGCCCGCTAGCCGTCCCGGTCCCCGGCGGCAACTTCACCAGCGTGCTCTCCTACGGCGACGTGACGGTGGCGGGCACGGGCACCACCACCGCCGTCTGCGGCGGCCAGGCGCTGGCCTTCGGGCACCCGTACGCCCTGGCCGGCGCCGTCTCCTACGGCGCCAGCACCGGCAGCTCGCTGGCCATCATCCGCGACGACACCTTCGGGGCCTTCAAGCTCGCGACCGTGGGCGACCCCGTCGGCACCGTGGACCAGGACCGGACCTCCGGTCTGCGGGCCCGGCTCGGGGTGCTGCCCATGACGGTCCCCGTCACCACGACGGTCCGGAACTCGACCACGGGAGCGGCCCGCACCGGGACGACGCGGGTGAGCGCTCGGGACCTGCTGCCCGAGGTCGCCGCCTACGCCGCGCTGGCCAACTACGACAACGTCGTCGACGAGATCGGGGACGGCCGCGCGAGCAGCCGCTGGGTGATCACCGGCACCCGTGCGGGCGGCACGAGCTTCACCGTCAGCCGGACCAACGCGTGGGCCTCGCGCGACGACATCGCCGCCGAGCCCGCGTTCGACCTGGCCGCCGCGCTCGACGCGCTGGTGGACCAGGACGACGAGGCGGTGACCATCCGCAGCGTCGCGCTGGAGTCCAACGTGACCGGGGACTTCCGGCAGTACCGGGTCGGGAAGACCGAGGTGGCCGTCGGCAAGGGGGCCTACAAGGTCCGGGCGGCCGTCACGGTGAAGGCGGGCGACACGATCAAGGTGCGGACCACTCTCAAGGCGTTCCGGAGCAGCACCGTGCGCCGGGTGGTCAGCATCGTCAAGGTGCCGGCGAAGACGCAGGGCAAGAGCGGCCTGCTGCTGGTCGCCGGTGGTCAGGCGACCCTCCTGCCCGGCGAGGACGAGGGCGAGGGCGAGGGCTGCTTCCTCGACCCGACGGCGTGCGACGAGGGGCTCGCCGACGACCTGGACGCGGTCATCAAGGGGATCGTCTCCGCCCCGCACAACGACGACCTGCAGATCAGCCTGCTGCTCGGCTCGGAGGACGACGAGGACGTCCGCACGGTCAAGGACCTCCGGGTCCGGCAGCGCTACACGGTCACCGGCGCCGCCTCCGTGGGGGTGCAGGTCCGCCGCTGA
- a CDS encoding tautomerase family protein → MPHVRIDMHRELAPKMSQISDAVHAGLVSGLDMTPEDLFQVFRLHDQGELVYSRTFPDADRTDIVFIEVLASPGYTDEQKQRGLAAVADEVAKVGIKKDNLLLVLVETAPGAAWHAPAREA, encoded by the coding sequence ATGCCGCACGTGCGCATCGACATGCACCGCGAGCTCGCGCCCAAGATGAGCCAGATCAGCGACGCCGTCCACGCCGGACTGGTGTCCGGGCTGGACATGACGCCCGAGGACCTGTTCCAGGTGTTCCGGCTGCACGACCAGGGCGAGCTGGTCTACTCGCGGACGTTCCCCGACGCCGACCGCACCGACATCGTCTTCATCGAGGTCCTGGCCTCCCCGGGCTACACCGACGAGCAGAAGCAGCGCGGCCTGGCCGCCGTCGCCGACGAGGTCGCGAAGGTCGGGATCAAGAAGGACAACCTGCTCCTGGTCCTGGTCGAGACGGCTCCGGGTGCTGCCTGGCACGCGCCCGCCCGGGAGGCCTGA
- a CDS encoding acyclic terpene utilization AtuA family protein, translated as MTATGGPGGSAPRRPVRIGNASGFYGDRLAAAQEMVEGGDLDVLTGDYLAELTLYLLHKARLKDPDAGYASTFLTQLETVLGTCLDRGTKIVSNAGGLNPGGLAREIRALAARLGLDVAVAHVDGDDLVDALPGLLAAGQPLAHLDTGQPLAAAGVTPVTANAYLGGWPIVTALAAGADVVVTGRVTDASLVVGPAAWWHGWTPADLDPLAGAVAAGHVVECGAQATGGNYAFFREVTDRRYPGFPIAEVAADGTAVITKHPGTGGLVSVGTVTAQLLYETAEPAYAGPDVTTWFDTLDVQQAGPDRVRVAGARGTPPTGQVKVALNYTGGYRNTMTMVLTGLDLEAKAAAAEQLLFDLLGGRDSVDAVDVRLLRSDHPDARTQAEATAHLVVTVKDRDPAKVGRRFSSTVLELTLASYPGFHTTTPPTRESAYGVYWPTLVPAAVVPARVVLPDGSAVLVPAEPGDPVAAARPPAPPAPPLATAVAPGGPTAVVPLGLVAGARSGDKGGNANVGFWTRTDGGYAWLEGFLTVERLRALLPEADGLEVRRYRLPNLRALNFVVVGLLGEGVASSTRPDPQAKALGEFLRSRLVPVPVALLPPDPTPGGPHPVP; from the coding sequence ATGACCGCCACGGGCGGGCCGGGCGGGAGCGCGCCGCGGCGTCCGGTGCGGATCGGCAACGCCTCCGGCTTCTACGGCGACCGGCTCGCCGCCGCGCAGGAGATGGTGGAGGGCGGCGACCTCGACGTCCTGACCGGCGACTACCTGGCCGAGCTCACCCTCTACCTGCTGCACAAGGCGCGCCTGAAGGATCCCGACGCCGGCTACGCCTCGACCTTCCTGACCCAGCTGGAGACCGTCCTCGGCACCTGCCTGGACCGCGGGACCAAGATCGTCAGCAACGCGGGCGGGCTGAACCCCGGCGGGCTCGCCCGGGAGATCCGGGCGCTCGCCGCCCGGTTGGGGCTCGACGTCGCGGTCGCCCACGTCGACGGGGACGACCTGGTCGACGCCCTGCCGGGGCTGCTCGCGGCCGGGCAGCCGCTGGCCCACCTCGACACCGGGCAGCCGCTCGCCGCGGCCGGCGTCACCCCGGTGACCGCGAACGCCTACCTCGGCGGCTGGCCGATCGTCACCGCGCTCGCCGCCGGCGCCGACGTCGTGGTGACGGGCCGGGTCACCGACGCCTCCCTGGTCGTCGGGCCGGCTGCGTGGTGGCACGGCTGGACGCCCGCCGACCTCGACCCGCTGGCCGGCGCCGTGGCGGCCGGCCACGTCGTCGAGTGCGGCGCCCAGGCCACCGGCGGCAACTACGCCTTCTTCCGCGAGGTCACCGACCGCCGCTACCCCGGCTTCCCGATCGCCGAGGTGGCCGCCGACGGCACCGCGGTGATCACGAAGCACCCGGGGACCGGCGGACTGGTGTCGGTGGGCACCGTCACGGCCCAGCTGCTGTACGAGACCGCCGAGCCCGCCTACGCCGGGCCGGACGTCACCACCTGGTTCGACACCCTGGACGTCCAGCAGGCCGGGCCGGACCGGGTCCGCGTCGCCGGGGCCCGGGGCACGCCGCCGACCGGCCAGGTCAAGGTGGCGCTCAACTACACCGGCGGCTACCGCAACACGATGACGATGGTGCTCACCGGTCTCGACCTCGAGGCGAAGGCGGCGGCCGCGGAGCAGCTGCTGTTCGACCTGCTCGGCGGCCGGGACAGCGTCGACGCGGTCGACGTCCGGCTGCTCCGGTCCGACCACCCGGACGCGCGGACCCAGGCCGAGGCCACGGCGCACCTCGTGGTGACGGTCAAGGACCGCGATCCCGCGAAGGTGGGCCGGCGTTTCTCCAGCACCGTCCTGGAGCTGACGCTGGCCAGCTACCCCGGCTTCCACACCACCACCCCGCCCACCCGGGAGAGCGCGTACGGGGTCTACTGGCCGACCCTCGTCCCCGCCGCGGTGGTCCCCGCCCGGGTCGTCCTGCCCGACGGCTCCGCGGTGCTCGTGCCCGCGGAACCCGGCGACCCGGTGGCGGCCGCCCGGCCGCCCGCGCCCCCGGCCCCTCCCCTGGCGACGGCCGTGGCGCCCGGGGGTCCGACGGCGGTGGTGCCGCTGGGCCTGGTGGCCGGGGCCCGGTCCGGGGACAAGGGCGGCAACGCGAACGTCGGCTTCTGGACGCGGACCGACGGCGGGTACGCCTGGCTGGAGGGCTTCCTCACCGTCGAGCGGCTGCGGGCCCTGCTGCCCGAGGCCGACGGGCTCGAGGTGCGGCGCTACCGGCTGCCGAACCTGCGCGCGCTCAACTTCGTCGTGGTCGGCCTGCTCGGGGAGGGCGTCGCGTCCTCCACCCGGCCCGACCCGCAGGCCAAGGCGCTCGGTGAGTTCCTGCGCTCCCGACTGGTGCCCGTGCCGGTGGCTCTGCTGCCCCCCGACCCCACGCCCGGAGGGCCGCACCCCGTCCCCTGA
- a CDS encoding universal stress protein, translated as MKIVVGYTPTREGQAALDHAKATALALGGSLVVVNTGKDGNYASPLFASQPDLDALHAELEQAGVEHEVRQPVDGRPAAEAILATVAEVGADLLVIGLRRRSPVGKLIFGSTAQQLLLDAGCPVTAVKPAAQ; from the coding sequence ATGAAGATCGTCGTCGGCTACACCCCCACCCGCGAGGGCCAGGCGGCCCTCGACCACGCGAAGGCGACCGCGCTGGCCCTCGGCGGCTCGCTCGTCGTCGTCAACACGGGCAAGGACGGCAACTACGCCTCCCCGCTGTTCGCCAGCCAGCCCGACCTCGATGCGCTGCACGCCGAGCTCGAGCAGGCGGGGGTCGAGCACGAGGTCCGGCAGCCGGTCGACGGGCGGCCGGCCGCCGAGGCGATCCTCGCCACGGTCGCCGAGGTCGGGGCGGACCTGCTGGTGATCGGGCTCCGCCGCCGCTCCCCGGTCGGCAAGCTGATCTTCGGCAGCACCGCCCAGCAGCTGCTGCTCGACGCCGGCTGCCCGGTGACGGCGGTCAAGCCCGCGGCGCAGTGA
- a CDS encoding enoyl-CoA hydratase-related protein, translated as MSAQVVRYEHRGPVAWVTIDRPEARNALDRAVRAGLFAATARFDADPGAAVMVLTGAGDVAFSAGADLKEMAAEGLTVPPPDFLPQFGRNAGSAKPIIAAVNGLAYAGGFLLVQSCDLVFAAEHARFAVPEAAVGRGAPWAAPLASLIPPKAALQLLLTGEPITAARAHALGLVSEVVEAAQLQERVQACAERIAANAPLSVRAAKQMVLTTRGLPPDQAFAEAERIFAPVYRSADAQEGPRAFAEHRPPRWSGR; from the coding sequence GTGAGCGCCCAGGTCGTCCGCTACGAGCACCGGGGGCCGGTGGCCTGGGTGACCATCGACCGGCCGGAGGCGCGCAACGCCCTCGACCGGGCGGTCCGCGCGGGGCTCTTCGCCGCCACCGCCCGCTTCGACGCCGACCCCGGGGCGGCGGTCATGGTGCTGACGGGAGCCGGGGACGTCGCCTTCAGCGCCGGCGCCGACCTCAAGGAGATGGCCGCCGAGGGGCTGACCGTGCCACCCCCGGACTTCCTGCCCCAGTTCGGCCGCAACGCCGGCAGCGCCAAGCCGATCATCGCCGCGGTCAACGGGCTGGCCTACGCCGGCGGCTTCCTGCTGGTGCAGAGCTGCGACCTGGTCTTCGCCGCCGAGCACGCCCGGTTCGCGGTCCCCGAGGCGGCGGTGGGCCGCGGCGCCCCCTGGGCCGCACCCCTGGCGTCGCTCATCCCGCCGAAGGCCGCGCTGCAGCTGCTGCTGACGGGGGAGCCCATCACGGCGGCCCGGGCGCACGCCCTCGGGCTGGTGAGCGAGGTGGTGGAGGCCGCGCAGCTGCAGGAGCGGGTGCAGGCGTGCGCCGAGCGGATCGCGGCCAACGCGCCGCTCTCGGTGCGCGCCGCCAAGCAGATGGTCCTCACCACCCGGGGGCTGCCGCCGGACCAGGCCTTCGCCGAGGCCGAGCGGATCTTCGCCCCCGTCTACCGCTCGGCCGACGCGCAGGAGGGCCCGCGGGCCTTCGCCGAGCACCGGCCACCCCGGTGGAGCGGACGATGA